GAAATATTTAAAAATGAAGTCCCCCAGGAGAATGATAAGAGGCAAATAGAAAATAATCCAGAGAATAGAATTGAAGATAGGGTCTCTGTGTTACAAGAATTAAAACAAAGGCTTGCGGATTGTTTGTTTGTTGAACTTGAAGACATTGATATAAAAAGAGACTTTATAGAAAGTGGATTAGACTCAATTATAGGAGTGGAATGGATTCGAGATATAAACAAACATTACGGGATTCGAATATCTGCCATCAAGATATATGATTATCCAAATCTAGAAGAATTCTCAGTATATGTAGATGACTTTTTGGCCAAAGAGGTCAGAAATGGCAAAGACTCTGTTCCCAGTAATTCAAATGTTCCAGATAGAAATATCTCTTTAAATGAATTACCTCAAAGAAAAAAGGACTTAAGCATTGAGGCTGTTAAACCAAATAAAGCTCTAGCCAATAGTTCACCTTTTTCATTAATAATGATTCGCTCTGATTTAAAAAGAATGTTAAGTGAATCTTTATTTATGGCAGAGTCAGAATTAATTGAAGATAGAACATTACAGGAATTGGGATTGGATTCCATAATTGGTGTTGAGTGGGTTCGTGATTTGAATAAAAAATATAATCTATCTGTTGGAGCTGTAAAAGTTTATGATTACCCAACCCTAAATTTGTTTTCCGAATACTTTTATAATGAGTTGATGACCCAATCCGCCTATAAAGGGAATGGTGTTGTTGCTGATCAGGAAGAGAAACAGGAAGAGAAACAGGAAAAGCCATCTGATTTAGATTTGTTGTTAAACAAAGTTCAATCGGGAGAAATTAATGGGGATCAGGCTTTAGAAATATTTAATGGAATAGGATTTTCGGAATAATTGTATGAATGAATTAGTATACCTTACAGAAATTGAACCGGAAATAGTTCAGATAACTATGGAAGATCGTGTTTATAAAAATACCTATACCCATGAGTTTATGGTTGGGTTGGTAGGTGCTTTTGAAAAAATTAAGCAAAACAAAAAATACAAAGTGGTAATTCTCACTGGATATGATACCTATTTTGCTTCAGGCGGGTCGAAGGATGGCTTGTTAGCTATTCATGAAGGAAAGACAAAATTTAATGACATAAATTTTTATTCAGTAGCATTAGATTGTGAGATTCCTGTCATAGCGGCTATGCAGGGCCATGGAATCGGTGGTGGTTTTGTTATGGGAATGTTTGCTGACTTTGTGGTCCTAGGTCGAGAGAATGTTTATACCACAAATTTTATGAAATATGGATTTACCCCTGGAATGGGGGCAACCTATATAATTACTAAAAAATTAGGAATCCCATTGGGTCATGATATGCTTTTAAATGCTCAAAATTTTAGGGGGGCAGATTTAGAAAAAAGAGGGTTTCC
This window of the Flavobacteriales bacterium genome carries:
- a CDS encoding acyl carrier protein; this encodes EIFKNEVPQENDKRQIENNPENRIEDRVSVLQELKQRLADCLFVELEDIDIKRDFIESGLDSIIGVEWIRDINKHYGIRISAIKIYDYPNLEEFSVYVDDFLAKEVRNGKDSVPSNSNVPDRNISLNELPQRKKDLSIEAVKPNKALANSSPFSLIMIRSDLKRMLSESLFMAESELIEDRTLQELGLDSIIGVEWVRDLNKKYNLSVGAVKVYDYPTLNLFSEYFYNELMTQSAYKGNGVVADQEEKQEEKQEKPSDLDLLLNKVQSGEINGDQALEIFNGIGFSE
- a CDS encoding enoyl-CoA hydratase/isomerase family protein gives rise to the protein MNELVYLTEIEPEIVQITMEDRVYKNTYTHEFMVGLVGAFEKIKQNKKYKVVILTGYDTYFASGGSKDGLLAIHEGKTKFNDINFYSVALDCEIPVIAAMQGHGIGGGFVMGMFADFVVLGRENVYTTNFMKYGFTPGMGATYIITKKLGIPLGHDMLLNAQNFRGADLEKRGFPFPVYPRNQVLEKSLELAQQLAEKPRVSLVILKKHLVEEIKKDLPAVIEKELVMHSKTIHEDEVKERINSLFGN